A stretch of Sphingorhabdus sp. YGSMI21 DNA encodes these proteins:
- a CDS encoding ABC transporter ATP-binding protein, producing the protein MNDAAISIQNLSKTYAGGKQALDDVSFDVPRGSIFGLLGPNGAGKSTLINILSGMVRKTGGNASIWGFDIDDSPRNAKASIGIVPQEIIFDPFFTPSEALEVQAGLYGVPKAKRRTMELLRAVHLEDKADAYARTLSGGMKRRLLVAKAMVHSPPILVLDEPTAGVDIDLRQQLWEYVVELNKAGVTIVLTTHYLEEAENLCDRIAIINHGKLIANKPTPELVDMAREKLVELTLDRDISEAQDAVSFANKLFEKAEIIGPRTVAVTYNKDRTNAGGVMAAVQERGFAIVEVTTREADLEDVFLNLTRAKAA; encoded by the coding sequence ATGAATGATGCAGCGATTTCGATACAGAATCTTTCCAAAACCTACGCCGGCGGCAAGCAGGCGCTCGACGATGTCAGTTTCGACGTCCCGCGCGGTTCAATCTTCGGGCTTCTCGGCCCCAACGGCGCTGGCAAATCGACACTGATCAACATTCTTTCCGGAATGGTCCGCAAGACCGGTGGCAATGCCAGCATCTGGGGCTTCGATATCGACGACAGCCCGCGCAATGCGAAAGCGTCGATCGGCATCGTGCCGCAGGAAATCATCTTCGATCCCTTCTTCACACCTTCCGAAGCACTGGAAGTGCAGGCCGGCCTCTATGGTGTACCGAAAGCGAAACGCCGGACCATGGAATTGCTGCGCGCCGTCCATCTGGAAGACAAGGCCGACGCTTATGCCCGAACGCTGTCGGGCGGGATGAAGCGGCGGCTGCTGGTGGCCAAGGCCATGGTCCATTCACCACCAATTCTGGTGCTCGACGAGCCGACCGCGGGCGTCGATATCGACCTGCGCCAACAATTGTGGGAATATGTCGTCGAACTCAACAAGGCCGGCGTGACCATCGTTCTGACGACCCATTATCTCGAAGAAGCGGAGAATCTCTGCGACCGCATCGCGATTATCAATCACGGCAAGCTGATCGCCAACAAGCCGACGCCGGAACTGGTCGACATGGCGCGCGAAAAGCTGGTCGAGCTGACGCTGGACCGCGACATCAGCGAGGCGCAGGACGCGGTGTCCTTCGCCAACAAGCTGTTCGAGAAGGCCGAGATTATCGGTCCGCGCACGGTGGCGGTGACCTATAACAAGGACCGCACCAACGCCGGCGGGGTGATGGCGGCGGTTCAGGAGCGCGGCTTTGCCATCGTCGAGGTTACCACCAGAGAAGCGGATCTCGAGGATGTGTTTCTCAACCTGACCCGCGCCAAAGCGGCGTGA
- a CDS encoding patatin-like phospholipase family protein encodes MTGAGKISLALGGGAGLGWTHIGVLRAIDDSPLEIAAIAGTSIGAITGASYAVGKLDYLEDMARNVNFRNMLRFMDPHFKRGAVMGARNIEKELETEFGQLTFEDLPFPVAAIAADLRTGDTIVMKSGKLVPAIRASMSLPGIFKPVQHEGRLLVDGGAALPVPVSPVRALAPEALCLSVNLQDDFLNRSIAAGIAEQGTKEPNSLAIVKASVGLSLRNLGRYSLALDPPDFAMSPPVGHIDIQNFTRAEELIDIGRRETEKVIPQIMAKLAERSA; translated from the coding sequence GTGACCGGCGCCGGAAAAATTTCCCTTGCGCTGGGCGGTGGAGCGGGCCTCGGCTGGACCCATATCGGGGTGCTGCGGGCGATTGACGATAGTCCGCTGGAAATTGCGGCGATTGCGGGCACGTCCATCGGAGCGATCACCGGAGCGAGCTATGCGGTCGGCAAGCTCGACTATCTCGAGGACATGGCGCGCAACGTCAACTTCCGGAACATGCTGCGTTTCATGGATCCGCATTTCAAGCGCGGCGCGGTCATGGGCGCGCGTAATATCGAGAAGGAGCTGGAGACCGAATTCGGCCAGCTTACATTTGAGGATCTGCCCTTTCCGGTCGCGGCGATTGCGGCTGATCTGCGCACCGGCGACACGATTGTGATGAAATCGGGCAAGCTGGTGCCGGCGATCCGCGCCTCCATGTCGCTGCCCGGCATTTTCAAGCCGGTGCAGCATGAAGGCCGCCTGCTGGTCGACGGAGGAGCAGCCCTGCCGGTCCCGGTTTCGCCGGTGCGGGCCCTGGCACCCGAGGCATTGTGCCTGTCGGTCAATCTGCAGGACGATTTTCTCAACCGCTCGATAGCGGCGGGAATCGCCGAGCAGGGCACCAAGGAACCGAACAGTCTCGCCATCGTCAAGGCCTCGGTCGGCCTGTCGCTGCGCAATCTCGGCCGCTACTCGCTGGCGCTCGATCCTCCCGATTTTGCGATGTCACCGCCGGTCGGTCATATCGACATCCAGAACTTCACCCGCGCCGAGGAACTGATCGATATCGGCCGCCGCGAGACCGAAAAGGTCATCCCGCAGATAATGGCGAAACTGGCGGAGCGGTCTGCCTAA
- a CDS encoding ammonium transporter, translating into MRKFLTISAGLAVIGAAAPALAQEAVEAADPSANTAYILNTLLFLIGGFLVMWMAAGFAMLEAGLVRSKNVSMQCLKNIGLYSIAGIMFWVIGYSIAYPGFEGGYFGIADFPYAMQGVGEADVDTGYSVASDWFFQMVFCATTASIVSGTVAERVKVIPFFIFVFVLTGFIYPVIVSWEWGAGWLDAMGFSDFAGSTLVHSTGGWAALAGALIVGPRLGRYINGKVTVMPGSSIPLATLGTFILWLGWFGFNGASQLAMGTISDVSDVSKIFVNTNMAAAAGVVVAIILTQIMYKKIDVTMALNGALAGLVSITAEPLAPSVPQALLIGGIGGAIVVFAVPMLDKLKIDDVVGAIPVHLMAGIWGTLIVPFSNTEVPFVAQLTGVVATGVFVMITSSIVWFALKYTIGVRPSEEQEMLGMDIAEVGVEAYPEFAKG; encoded by the coding sequence ATGAGAAAATTTTTGACGATTTCTGCAGGATTGGCGGTCATAGGTGCCGCCGCTCCTGCGCTTGCGCAGGAGGCGGTTGAAGCAGCCGACCCCAGTGCCAATACCGCCTATATCCTCAACACGCTGCTTTTCCTGATCGGTGGTTTTCTGGTCATGTGGATGGCAGCCGGTTTCGCCATGCTGGAAGCCGGCCTTGTCCGGTCGAAAAACGTGTCGATGCAGTGCCTGAAGAATATCGGCCTTTATTCGATCGCCGGTATCATGTTCTGGGTCATCGGCTATTCGATTGCCTATCCGGGCTTTGAAGGTGGCTATTTCGGTATCGCCGACTTCCCTTATGCCATGCAGGGCGTCGGTGAAGCCGATGTCGACACCGGCTATTCGGTGGCTTCCGACTGGTTCTTCCAGATGGTTTTCTGTGCAACCACGGCGTCGATTGTATCCGGCACCGTTGCGGAACGGGTGAAAGTCATTCCGTTCTTCATCTTTGTGTTCGTGCTGACCGGGTTCATTTATCCCGTGATTGTCAGCTGGGAATGGGGCGCAGGCTGGCTCGACGCAATGGGCTTCAGTGATTTCGCCGGTTCCACGCTGGTCCACTCGACCGGTGGCTGGGCGGCTTTGGCTGGTGCCTTGATTGTCGGCCCCCGTCTGGGACGCTATATCAACGGCAAGGTTACGGTCATGCCGGGTTCGAGCATTCCACTGGCGACCCTGGGTACGTTCATCCTGTGGCTCGGCTGGTTCGGCTTCAACGGTGCATCGCAGCTTGCCATGGGCACGATCAGCGATGTCAGCGATGTCTCCAAGATCTTCGTCAACACCAATATGGCTGCAGCAGCAGGCGTCGTTGTCGCGATCATCCTGACCCAGATCATGTACAAGAAGATCGACGTTACGATGGCGCTCAACGGTGCACTGGCCGGTCTGGTCTCGATCACCGCAGAGCCACTGGCTCCGTCGGTACCGCAGGCTCTGCTGATCGGTGGTATCGGTGGCGCAATCGTTGTCTTCGCCGTTCCGATGCTCGACAAGCTGAAGATCGATGATGTCGTCGGTGCCATCCCTGTCCACCTTATGGCTGGTATCTGGGGTACGCTGATCGTTCCTTTCTCCAACACCGAAGTGCCGTTTGTTGCACAGCTTACCGGTGTTGTGGCCACTGGCGTGTTCGTGATGATCACGAGCTCCATCGTCTGGTTTGCGCTTAAATACACCATCGGTGTGCGTCCGAGTGAAGAGCAGGAAATGCTCGGCATGGACATCGCCGAAGTGGGTGTCGAAGCCTATCCGGAATTTGCCAAAGGCTAA
- a CDS encoding DUF2007 domain-containing protein, whose translation MSLVELSRHMHGVEAEIIRGRLESAGIGAVCFDSNVNIVEGAGIALPARVMVLAEDLAEARAILAEDVAL comes from the coding sequence ATGAGTCTGGTCGAACTGTCCCGTCACATGCACGGCGTCGAAGCGGAGATCATTCGCGGGCGGCTGGAATCCGCCGGCATCGGCGCGGTCTGTTTTGACAGCAATGTCAATATCGTCGAGGGCGCCGGCATCGCATTGCCCGCGCGGGTGATGGTGCTGGCCGAGGATTTGGCCGAAGCAAGGGCGATATTGGCAGAGGATGTCGCGCTGTGA
- a CDS encoding DUF4402 domain-containing protein: MTREQILPRLIGGLFIVLVVLTGAPAAFAQAAENDARAVTIGPLSVVKTRDLQYGNIISGTGNGTVTIDTRNGDISTTGGVTLAGGVTSPANFIIYGGPNQIVEISIPGSMLVTHANGTDQMRIDRLAIGNGNRNFSTFVRGLLGTLGIYDLTVGGRLRVNPNQQTGAYRGSFIMTVDYQ, translated from the coding sequence ATGACCAGAGAACAAATCTTACCACGCCTGATTGGCGGCCTTTTTATCGTGCTTGTCGTTTTGACAGGTGCACCGGCCGCCTTCGCCCAAGCAGCTGAAAATGATGCCCGGGCTGTGACCATTGGACCATTGTCCGTGGTCAAGACCCGGGACCTGCAATATGGCAACATCATTTCCGGCACCGGGAACGGCACGGTCACTATCGATACCCGCAACGGCGATATATCGACAACCGGCGGGGTGACGCTTGCCGGAGGCGTGACCAGCCCGGCCAATTTCATAATCTATGGCGGACCGAACCAGATCGTAGAGATATCGATTCCCGGATCGATGCTCGTGACTCATGCAAATGGCACGGACCAGATGCGGATCGACCGGCTGGCGATCGGCAACGGAAACCGCAATTTCAGCACCTTCGTGCGCGGCCTGCTAGGGACGCTCGGCATCTATGACCTGACGGTCGGGGGGCGACTGCGCGTGAATCCCAACCAGCAGACAGGGGCCTATCGCGGATCCTTCATCATGACCGTCGACTATCAATGA
- a CDS encoding DUF924 family protein: MNWPAEILSFWFEDLDPKDWWAKSDATDEQIKERFLELWEEQKAKTASAFLDSPETALAAVILFDQFPRNMFRDSADAFSTDHLAQQIAGKAADLELDEQLPEKQRAFLYMPFMHAEDLQLQNRSVTLFTKLGSNEKFANEHRDIIAKFGRFPHRNRVLGRQFRPGEQEAVEAGASW; the protein is encoded by the coding sequence ATGAACTGGCCTGCCGAAATATTATCCTTCTGGTTTGAGGATCTTGACCCCAAGGACTGGTGGGCCAAGAGCGATGCCACAGACGAGCAGATAAAAGAGCGTTTCCTCGAGCTATGGGAAGAGCAGAAGGCGAAAACCGCCAGTGCATTTCTGGACTCTCCTGAAACCGCGCTGGCCGCCGTGATCCTGTTCGACCAGTTCCCGCGCAATATGTTCCGCGACAGCGCCGACGCTTTTTCCACCGATCATCTGGCGCAGCAGATTGCCGGAAAAGCGGCCGATCTGGAACTGGACGAGCAATTGCCCGAAAAGCAACGCGCCTTTCTCTACATGCCGTTCATGCACGCCGAGGACCTGCAATTGCAGAACCGGTCTGTGACGCTGTTCACGAAACTCGGCAGCAACGAGAAATTCGCCAACGAACATCGCGATATAATCGCGAAATTCGGTCGCTTCCCGCATCGCAATAGAGTTCTGGGCCGACAGTTTCGTCCCGGAGAGCAAGAGGCGGTCGAGGCCGGAGCGAGCTGGTAG
- the nadB gene encoding L-aspartate oxidase yields the protein MNHDVIIVGSGAAGLSAAITLARTHKVLVLAKGELTGGSTAWAQGGIAAVLDAGDTFENHINDTMVAGAGLNRRETVEFVVENAPAAIERLEDMGVPFNKEAEVLHLTREGGHSHRRIVHVDDATGWAVQEALQNTAAAHPNITLRPHMVAIDLIVDRHAETPTGAKNVWGVYALNNETGHVETLTSRATIMASGGAGRTYLFSTAPRGATGDGIAMAWRAGARVSNMEMMQFHPTCLYNLEVKNFLITEAVRGEGGHLKLPADAGDEAGDRFMQRFDPERMELAPRDIVARANDHEIKRLGLDYVHLDISHRDPEFVKGHFPNIYEKLIGLGIDMTTGPIPVVPAQHYTCGGILIDLAGRTDLPGLYAAGEASESGLHGANRLASNSLLECFVFGDAAARDIAEHWDDLPAPPAIRPWDESRVTDSDEEVVIKQTWTEIRRFMWNYVGIVRTTKRLERAQNRINLLREEVEEYYSNFRVTQDLIELRNLIEVADLIVKSALARKESRGLHYITDYPELSDEAVDTVLVP from the coding sequence TTGAATCATGACGTTATCATAGTCGGATCCGGTGCAGCTGGACTGAGCGCAGCCATCACGCTGGCCCGTACCCACAAGGTGCTGGTGCTGGCCAAGGGTGAACTGACCGGCGGCTCTACGGCCTGGGCGCAGGGCGGGATTGCCGCCGTGCTCGACGCGGGCGACACGTTTGAAAATCATATCAACGATACGATGGTTGCCGGTGCCGGGCTGAACCGCCGCGAAACCGTCGAATTTGTCGTGGAAAATGCACCAGCCGCGATTGAGCGACTGGAAGACATGGGCGTCCCCTTCAACAAGGAGGCGGAAGTCCTGCATCTCACCCGCGAAGGCGGGCACAGCCACCGGCGCATCGTCCATGTTGACGACGCAACCGGCTGGGCGGTGCAGGAAGCCTTGCAGAATACCGCTGCCGCGCACCCGAATATCACGCTACGCCCGCATATGGTGGCGATTGACCTGATCGTCGACCGCCATGCGGAAACCCCGACCGGCGCCAAAAATGTCTGGGGCGTCTATGCGCTGAACAACGAAACCGGCCATGTCGAAACGCTGACTTCGCGCGCGACAATCATGGCCAGCGGCGGGGCCGGACGAACCTATCTCTTCTCGACCGCACCGCGCGGCGCGACCGGCGACGGCATCGCCATGGCCTGGCGGGCGGGTGCGCGGGTTTCCAATATGGAGATGATGCAGTTCCATCCGACCTGCCTCTATAATCTCGAGGTCAAGAATTTCCTGATCACCGAAGCGGTGCGCGGCGAAGGCGGGCATCTCAAACTGCCCGCCGATGCCGGCGACGAAGCCGGTGACCGCTTCATGCAGCGTTTCGATCCGGAACGGATGGAACTGGCCCCGCGCGATATTGTCGCCCGCGCCAATGACCACGAGATCAAACGGCTCGGGCTGGACTATGTCCATCTCGACATTTCCCACCGCGATCCGGAATTTGTGAAGGGGCATTTCCCGAATATCTATGAAAAGCTGATCGGCTTGGGCATCGACATGACAACCGGTCCGATTCCGGTGGTTCCCGCACAACATTATACCTGCGGCGGGATATTGATCGATCTGGCCGGCCGCACCGACTTGCCCGGCCTTTATGCAGCGGGTGAAGCCAGCGAAAGCGGCCTGCACGGTGCCAACCGTCTGGCCTCCAATAGCCTGCTCGAATGTTTCGTCTTCGGCGACGCCGCGGCGCGGGATATCGCCGAACATTGGGATGACCTCCCTGCCCCGCCGGCAATCCGCCCGTGGGATGAAAGCCGCGTCACCGACAGCGACGAGGAAGTCGTGATCAAGCAGACCTGGACCGAAATCCGCCGTTTCATGTGGAATTATGTCGGCATCGTCCGCACCACCAAACGCCTCGAACGCGCCCAGAACCGCATCAATCTGCTGCGTGAAGAGGTCGAGGAATATTACAGCAATTTCCGCGTCACCCAGGATCTGATCGAACTGCGCAATCTGATCGAGGTGGCGGATCTGATCGTGAAGTCAGCGCTGGCTAGGAAGGAAAGCCGGGGGCTGCATTATATTACCGACTATCCGGAATTGTCGGATGAGGCGGTGGATACGGTGTTGGTGCCTTAG
- a CDS encoding P-II family nitrogen regulator, which translates to MKFIIAIIKPFKLDDVREALTGVGVTGMTVTEVKGFGRQKGQTEVYRGAEYTTNMVPKLKIEVACSSAVAAQAVEAIQTAAGTESIGDGKIFTLGLEDAVRIRTGETGDTAI; encoded by the coding sequence ATGAAATTTATCATAGCCATAATCAAACCGTTCAAGCTTGACGATGTTCGTGAAGCGCTGACCGGTGTCGGTGTGACCGGCATGACCGTAACCGAAGTCAAAGGCTTCGGTCGGCAAAAGGGCCAGACGGAAGTCTATCGCGGCGCGGAATATACCACCAACATGGTTCCGAAGCTGAAAATCGAGGTCGCCTGCAGCAGCGCTGTCGCGGCCCAGGCGGTCGAGGCGATCCAGACCGCCGCGGGGACGGAATCGATTGGCGACGGCAAGATCTTCACGCTCGGTCTCGAAGACGCCGTCCGCATTCGCACCGGTGAAACCGGCGACACAGCAATCTAA
- the tldD gene encoding metalloprotease TldD — translation MTQKLDPRSFLYRPDGLDPERAKALVADSLSACDDGELYLQYSAVESFGFDDGRLKTADYSTDSGFGLRGVSGEMTGFSYSNETSEAAIRRAAQTLQLLDPAKGEKAPPPRGNNRHLYGEANPLEAIPFAKKVALCQQIDAAARARDPRVSQVSVGLSGSWSVVEIVRPDGFVATDVRPLVRLNVSIVAEQNGRRESGSFGMGGRYLYDDLFEEARWNRAVDEALAQALVNLESVDAPAGEQTVLLGPGWPGIILHEAIGHGLEGDFNRKGTSAFSGKIGQRVAAPGVTVVDDGSIKERRGSLSIDDEGTPTQENVLIEDGILKCYMQDRLNARLMGVPATGNGRRESYAHAPMPRMTNTFMRGGKDDPDELMSRVKNGIYAKSFGGGQVDIVSGKFVFSCTEAYKIENGKLGAPIKGATLIGDGPTVLTKVAGIGNDMALDEGIGMCGKGGQSVPAGVGQPTLLVEGLTVGGTA, via the coding sequence ATGACACAAAAGCTTGATCCCCGCTCGTTTCTCTATCGTCCCGATGGCCTCGATCCGGAGCGCGCCAAAGCGCTCGTTGCCGACAGCCTTTCGGCTTGCGACGATGGCGAACTTTATCTGCAATATAGCGCGGTGGAGAGTTTCGGCTTTGATGACGGTCGTCTGAAGACCGCCGACTATAGCACCGACAGCGGCTTTGGCCTGCGCGGCGTGTCGGGCGAGATGACCGGTTTTTCCTACAGCAACGAGACCAGCGAGGCGGCGATCCGTCGCGCCGCCCAGACCCTGCAATTGCTCGATCCGGCGAAGGGCGAGAAAGCCCCGCCACCACGCGGCAACAACCGCCATCTTTATGGCGAAGCCAATCCGCTGGAGGCGATACCCTTCGCGAAAAAAGTCGCGCTCTGCCAGCAGATTGACGCCGCCGCCCGCGCCCGTGATCCTCGCGTTTCCCAGGTTTCCGTGGGCCTCTCGGGCAGCTGGAGCGTTGTCGAAATCGTCCGGCCCGATGGTTTTGTCGCCACCGATGTGCGGCCTTTGGTCCGGCTCAACGTATCGATCGTCGCCGAACAAAATGGCCGGCGCGAAAGCGGCAGCTTCGGCATGGGCGGGCGTTATCTTTACGACGATCTGTTCGAGGAAGCGCGCTGGAACCGCGCCGTCGACGAAGCATTGGCACAGGCTCTGGTCAATCTCGAGAGCGTCGATGCGCCAGCCGGTGAACAGACCGTGTTGCTCGGCCCGGGCTGGCCCGGCATCATTCTCCACGAAGCGATCGGCCATGGTCTCGAGGGCGATTTCAACCGCAAGGGCACCAGCGCCTTTTCCGGCAAGATCGGTCAGCGCGTCGCGGCGCCCGGCGTCACCGTGGTCGACGATGGTTCGATCAAGGAACGGCGCGGATCGCTGAGCATCGATGACGAGGGCACGCCGACGCAGGAAAATGTCCTGATCGAGGACGGCATATTGAAATGCTATATGCAGGACCGGCTGAATGCCCGTCTGATGGGCGTCCCCGCTACCGGCAACGGACGGCGCGAAAGCTATGCCCACGCGCCGATGCCCCGGATGACCAACACCTTCATGCGCGGCGGCAAGGATGACCCGGACGAGCTGATGAGCCGCGTCAAGAACGGCATTTACGCGAAAAGCTTCGGCGGCGGGCAGGTCGATATCGTCTCGGGCAAATTCGTTTTCTCCTGCACCGAGGCGTACAAGATCGAGAACGGCAAGCTTGGCGCGCCGATCAAGGGCGCGACGCTGATCGGCGACGGCCCGACCGTGCTGACCAAGGTCGCCGGGATCGGCAATGACATGGCGCTCGACGAAGGCATCGGCATGTGCGGCAAGGGTGGCCAGTCCGTGCCCGCTGGCGTCGGCCAGCCGACCCTGCTGGTGGAAGGGCTGACCGTCGGGGGGACGGCCTAA
- a CDS encoding CPBP family glutamic-type intramembrane protease produces the protein MKQTLRALKVWPDAGRWKAAFAVALPTAAIIALTGFLGGWLRFDPATDIPSALTAAVILFFIPALAEELVFRGVLLSWLATFSQRWGSWLSAFLFMLWHPFQALTFGPPWSAIFLQPSFLFATFILGIVLTHIRIVSQSLWPVIVIHWLLVLVWKLLFGGPFY, from the coding sequence GTGAAACAGACCTTGCGGGCGTTGAAGGTTTGGCCCGACGCCGGTCGCTGGAAAGCCGCTTTTGCGGTTGCTCTACCGACGGCGGCGATCATCGCTCTTACGGGCTTTCTGGGCGGCTGGCTCCGCTTTGATCCTGCCACAGATATTCCATCGGCATTGACAGCCGCTGTCATCCTGTTCTTCATTCCCGCCTTAGCCGAAGAGCTGGTCTTTCGTGGCGTGCTGCTGTCCTGGCTCGCGACCTTTTCACAGCGCTGGGGTAGCTGGCTCTCGGCCTTTCTGTTCATGCTCTGGCATCCGTTTCAGGCTCTGACCTTCGGCCCCCCATGGTCGGCGATTTTCCTGCAACCTTCGTTTCTATTTGCTACGTTCATCCTCGGCATAGTATTGACCCATATCCGGATTGTATCGCAGTCCCTTTGGCCTGTGATCGTGATCCACTGGTTGCTGGTGTTGGTCTGGAAGCTGCTGTTCGGTGGCCCATTTTACTGA
- a CDS encoding zinc-finger domain-containing protein → MIEIPEIVKTSKKRVSCDGSTDIPGGAALGHPRVWLEIDEKGYVECGYCDRRFVLTGGPADVSPALTED, encoded by the coding sequence ATGATCGAAATTCCCGAAATCGTCAAAACTTCCAAGAAGCGCGTGTCCTGTGACGGATCAACCGATATTCCGGGCGGTGCTGCGCTCGGCCATCCCCGTGTCTGGCTGGAAATCGACGAAAAAGGCTATGTCGAGTGCGGCTATTGCGACCGCCGATTCGTTCTCACCGGCGGTCCTGCCGATGTTTCTCCGGCGCTGACCGAAGATTAA
- a CDS encoding pyridoxamine 5'-phosphate oxidase family protein, producing MAEFFDALNEDHVAFIAKQPMFFVATAAADGRINLSPKGYDAFRVLGPDRVAYLDLGGSGNETHAHLVADGRITIMFNNFANPALIMRLYGTGKPVLPQDTGWDELAAHFDILPGTRQIFDIKVDNIQTSCGWGVPQMEMKAERETLVKYHRQADPEAWVAKTAGRVKSIDGLPTRASDRYFGGK from the coding sequence ATGGCGGAATTTTTCGATGCACTGAATGAAGATCATGTGGCGTTCATCGCAAAGCAGCCGATGTTCTTCGTTGCCACGGCGGCGGCGGACGGCCGGATCAATCTTTCGCCCAAGGGCTATGACGCCTTTCGCGTGCTCGGCCCCGACCGGGTCGCCTATCTCGACCTTGGCGGATCGGGCAACGAAACCCACGCCCATCTGGTCGCCGATGGCCGGATTACGATCATGTTCAACAATTTTGCCAATCCGGCGCTGATCATGCGGCTCTATGGTACGGGCAAACCGGTGCTGCCGCAGGATACCGGCTGGGACGAACTGGCCGCACATTTCGACATATTGCCCGGCACCCGCCAGATTTTCGACATCAAGGTGGACAATATCCAGACCAGTTGCGGCTGGGGCGTACCGCAGATGGAAATGAAAGCCGAGCGCGAAACATTGGTCAAATATCACCGTCAGGCCGATCCGGAAGCCTGGGTGGCCAAAACCGCCGGCCGGGTCAAAAGTATCGACGGCCTGCCGACGCGGGCATCGGACCGCTATTTTGGCGGGAAATAG
- a CDS encoding NAD(P)-dependent alcohol dehydrogenase, translating to MRTVKAFAAPQAGNQLEPFEYQLGPLGSNDIDIRVEHCGLCHTDLSLRNNAWGITEFPFVGGHEATGTVIETGAEVTHVKKGDRVGLGGHSHYCMTCSQCLNGDHNLCETVQSTVSPGRHGAFADIVRASGVSVIKLPDGLDSRDAGPLFCAGITVFNPFVKFDIKPTDRIAVLGIGGLGHLALQFGKAWGCHVTALTSSASKNDEAVAFGAHDVINSRDPEAIAAAAGSFDVILSTVDVALDWNAIIAMLKPKGRLHFLGVQAVPAELQLMPLMFSQLSLSSSLVGSPRTLADMLEFCARHNIKAVTEHFPFGKINEALAHLESGEARYRIVLDN from the coding sequence AAACCAGCTGGAACCGTTCGAATATCAATTGGGGCCTTTGGGTTCCAACGATATCGATATCAGGGTCGAGCATTGCGGTCTCTGCCATACCGACCTCAGCTTGCGCAACAACGCCTGGGGCATCACCGAATTTCCCTTCGTCGGCGGGCATGAAGCCACCGGCACCGTGATCGAGACGGGCGCTGAAGTGACACATGTCAAGAAAGGCGACCGCGTCGGGCTGGGCGGCCATTCGCATTATTGCATGACCTGTTCACAATGCCTGAACGGCGATCACAATCTCTGCGAAACCGTCCAGTCTACGGTGTCACCCGGCCGTCACGGAGCGTTTGCGGACATCGTCCGGGCGTCGGGCGTCAGCGTGATAAAACTGCCGGACGGACTGGACTCCCGGGATGCAGGGCCATTGTTCTGCGCAGGCATCACCGTTTTCAATCCCTTTGTGAAATTTGACATCAAGCCAACCGACCGCATCGCTGTGCTGGGTATTGGTGGCCTGGGGCATCTGGCATTACAATTCGGCAAGGCCTGGGGCTGTCATGTCACGGCGCTGACGTCCAGTGCTTCCAAAAATGACGAAGCCGTGGCTTTCGGTGCCCATGACGTGATCAATTCCCGCGACCCCGAAGCCATAGCCGCGGCAGCAGGCAGTTTCGACGTGATTTTGAGCACGGTCGATGTGGCACTGGACTGGAATGCCATCATTGCCATGCTGAAGCCAAAAGGCCGATTGCATTTTCTCGGTGTTCAGGCTGTGCCTGCCGAGCTGCAGCTGATGCCGCTGATGTTTTCGCAATTGTCGCTTTCTTCCTCCCTCGTCGGGAGCCCTCGGACACTTGCCGACATGCTTGAGTTTTGCGCGCGCCATAACATCAAAGCTGTTACCGAGCATTTCCCCTTCGGGAAGATCAACGAGGCGCTGGCGCATCTGGAGAGTGGGGAGGCGCGCTATCGTATCGTGCTGGATAATTGA